The Syngnathus acus chromosome 3, fSynAcu1.2, whole genome shotgun sequence genome includes a window with the following:
- the kif13ba gene encoding kinesin-like protein KIF13B isoform X3 has protein sequence MVEPSLDDSNVKVAVRVRPMNRREKELNTKCVVEMVKNQTVLHPAMTNLSKGDTRTQSKVFAYDYCFWSMDESDKEKFAGQEVVFQCLGESLLHNAFLGYNACIFAYGQTGSGKSYTMMGSVDQPGLIPRLCSALFERTQKEQREQEKFTVEVSYMEIYNEKVRDLLDPKGGRQTLRVREHKVLGPYVDGLSRLAVASYKDIEVLMSEGNKSRTVAATNMNEESSRSHAVFNIILTHTLTDVQSGTSGEKVSRLSLVDLAGSERAAKTGAAGERLKEGSNINKSLTTLGLVISALAEQGTTKNKTKFVPYRDSVLTWLLKDCLGGNSRTAMVATVSPAADNYEETLSTLRYADRAKSIVNHAVVNEDPNARIIRELREEVEKLRVQLTQAESLKAPELKDRLEESEKLIHEMTVTWEDKLRKTEEVAQARQKQLESLGISLQSSGIKVGDDKSFLVNLNADPALNELLVYYLKEDHTQVGSADSQDIQLCGMGIQAEHCVIDINADAAVILTPYPNARTCVNGSPATCALQLHHGDRILWGNNHFFRINLPKRRGRTAEDEEGVMKKSGSSEQLDADGDSASEVSSEVSFSYEFAQTEVMMKALGSNDPMQSVLQSLERQHEEEKRSALERQRQMYEQELQQLRRKLNPDRLSAGPPGPPPFGQPGTGQQSHYRSMERLSMGGMSHSSSAQSRLRQWNEEREAVLVRSLRRLREQIVRANLLVQEACFISDELERHTEYRVTLQIPSENLNANRKRDAVLSEPAIQVRRRCRGKQIWSLEKTENRLVDMRELYQEWQDYHLHDSDNPGMRSYFRRADPFFDEQENHSLIGVANVFLSCLFYDVKLQYAVPIINQKGEVAGRLHVEVVRVGGALEDNIAGGDDPDNNPDSEIQDRKLVCMIKILQATGLPQYLSNFVFCQYNFWDQPEPIIVAPEVDPHSSPSTKDPHCMVVFDSCKELAVSVSEDFIEYLTEGAVAIEVFGHRQADTGRNPALWDLSIIQAKTRTLRDRWSEVMRRLELWIQILEINENGDFVPVEVIPARDVNTGGIFQLRQGQARRIQVDVRSVQDSGTMPLISEIVLAVSVGCVEITSTIGPEGDEMDSYQERDLERLRRQWLAALTKRQEYLDQHLQSLVSKAEKNEDDVEREAQLLEWRLTLTEERNAVMVPSAGSGIPGAPAEWVPLPGMETHIPVLFLNLKPDDLSSQDQFEVPDAGGWDATLSGEDEDDFFDLQIVKHYDGEVKAEASWDSTVHECPQLSRGGAWPDSRVYLTVRAVVQLSHPADMQLVLRKRICVNVNPGRQGFAHNFLKRMSTRSTIPGCGVTFEVVSNIPGDAPGSEDREMLARLAASAHSSESADDEAAIEKYLRSVLSLENILTLDRLRQEVTVKEQLAARGRSNRRSLSSPSVNRLSGSRQDLSTTCLMEDKGRWESQQDIFMPSAYHRTLPRPASSPSTYYPVAPQQPSPPSSNAVTSPHNQEPEQGRSGLAASYLSVKALVPQMPKLLKSLFPARDDKKELRPSPHGQQHMPRIMSPPGVDDSRVKVDMAAPVPRAAPAKERRSDPADAPPLTVHDPHDGTPLSPLSQSSSGYFSASVSTATLSDVLQPPSSSSSSSSLLLEAALAANHDGVTARPFLSEQKPRDDSALPDWLTDGTHVTVGSGKAGTVRYVGATHFADGVWVGVELDSPAGKHDGCVGGHRYFRCRPAHGILVRPERLSCRDSRQGASELPAAPNTARVPVLRGDNRKSWSS, from the exons AAAAGGAATTAAACACCAAGTGCGTGGTGGAGATGGTGAAGAACCAGACCGTCCTCCATCCCGCCATGACCAACCTGAGCAAGGGCGACACCAG GACTCAGTCCAAG GTTTTTGCCTACGACTACTGCTTCTGGTCCATGGACGAATCGGACAAGGAGAAATTTGCCG GTCAGGAGGTGGTCTTTCAGTGCCTTGGAGAAAGTCTTCTCCATAACGCCTTCCTTGGCTACAATGCCTGCATCTTTGCCTACGGACAAACCG GTTCCGGAAAGTCCTACACCATGATGGGTTCGGTGGACCAGCCGGGGCTCATCCCCCGCCTCTGCAGCGCTTTGTTTGAGCGCACGCAGAAGGAGCAGCGTGAGCAGGAGAAGTTTACAGTGGAGGTCTCCTACATGGAGATCTACAATGAAAAGGTTCGAGATCTGCTGGACCCCAAAGG gGGCAGACAAACGCTGAGAGTAAGAGAACATAAAGTGCTGGGTCCATATGTGGACGGTCTCTCTCGGCTAGCTGTTGCAAGCTACAAG GACATCGAGGTACTGATGTCAGAGGGGAACAAGTCTCGCACCGTCGCCGCCACCAACATGAACGAGGAGAGCAGTCGATCGCACGCCGTCTTCAACATCATCCTCACGCACACCCTGACGGACGTGCAGTCTGGG ACAAGTGGTGAAAAAGTGAGTCGCCTGAGTCTGGTGGACTTAGCCGGAAGTGAGCGAGCCGCCAAAACCGGAGCGGCTGGAGAGCGTCTCAAGGAAGGAAGCAACATCAACAA ATCGCTGACTACACTGGGCTTGGTGATCTCCGCTCTGGCCGAGCAAGGAACTACCAAAAACAAGACCAAGTTTGTTCCTTACCGAGACTCGGTTCTGACATGGCTGCTGAAG GACTGTCTCGGCGGTAACAGCCGCACGGCCATGGTGGCGACGGTGAGCCCGGCGGCCGACAATTACGAAGAGACGCTATCCACGCTGCGCTACGCCGACCGGGCCAAGAGCATTGTTAACCACGCCGTGGTCAACGAGGACCCCAACGCTCGCATTATTCGGGAGCTACGTGAGGAGGTGGAGAAGCTGCGAGTGCAGCTCACTCAAGCCGAG TCTTTGAAAGCCCCAGAGCTCAAGGATCGCCTGGAAGAGTCTGAGAAGTTGATTCATGAGATGACCGTCACGTGGGAGGATAAGCTTCGCAAAACAGAGGAGGTGGCTCAG GCACGTCAGAAGCAGCTGGAGAGTCTGGGCATTTCCCTCCAGTCGTCGGGCATCAAAGTGGGCGACGATAAAAGCTTCCTGGTCAACCTGAATGCCGACCCAGCACTCAACGAACTGCTGGTGTACTATTTAAAG GAGGACCACACCCAGGTGGGCTCGGCGGACTCCCAGGACATCCAGCTGTGCGGCATGGGCATCCAGGCCGAGCACTGCGTTATCGACATCAACGCCGACGCTGCCGTCATCCTCACCCCGTACCCCAACGCTCG GACGTGTGTAAATGGGTCTCCGGCTACCTGTGCACTACAGCTTCACCATGGCGACCGAATCCTCTGGGGAAACAATCACTTCTTCAG GATCAACCTTCCCAAGCGGCGCGGTCGAACCgcagaggatgaggagggcGTGATGAAGAAGAGCGGCAGCAGCGAGCAGCTTGATGCGGACGGCGACTCGGCCAGCGAAGTGTCCAGCGAGGTCAGCTTCTCCTACGAGTTTGCTCAGACTGAAGTCATGATGAAGGCTCTGGGCAGCAATG ACCCTATGCAGAGCGTCCTGCAGTCGCTGGAGAGGCAACACGAAGAGGAGAAACGCTCAGCCTTGGAGCGCCAGAGGCAGATGTACGAGCAGGAGCTACAGCAGCTTCGTCGCAAGCTTAACCCGGACCGGCTGTCCGCGGGCCCCCCGGGACCGCCGCCGTTTGGCCAGCCCGGCACTGGCCAGCAGTCTCACTACCGTAGCATGGAGAGGCTGAGCATGGGAGGCATGAGCCACTCCAGCAGCGCTCAGAGCCGATTGAGACAATGGAATGAAGAGAG GGAAGCTGTGTTGGTGAGGAGCTTGAGGCGGCTGCGAGAGCAAATAGTGAGAGCCAACCTCTTGGTACAAGAGGCCTGCTTCATCTCAGATGAGCTGGAACGCCACACCGAGTACCGAGTCACTCTGCAGATCCCCTCAGAAAACCTCAACGCCAACCGAAAG AGGGATGCTGTGCTCAGCGAACCCGCCATTCAGGTGCGACGTCGCTGCCGCGGCAAACAAATCTGGAGCTTAGAAAAGACCGAGAACCGCCTGGTGGACATGAGGGAGCTCTACCAAGAGTGGCAGGACTACCACCTGCACGACAGCGACAACCCG GGGATGCGCTCATACTTCCGCCGGGCCGACCCTTTCTTTGATGAGCAAGAGAACCACAGCCTGATCGGCGTGGCCAACGTCTTTTTGTCCTGCCTTTTCTATGACGTCAAGCTGCAGTACGCTGTGCCCATCATCAACCAAAAAGGAGAG GTGGCTGGGCGTCTCCATGTGGAGGTGGTGAGGGTTGGAGGGGCTCTGGAGGACAACATCGCAGGAGGAGACGATCCTGACAACAACCCAGACTCAGAAATTCAGGATCGCAAACTTGTCTGCATG aTTAAAATCCTACAGGCCACCGGTCTCCCCCAGTACCTGTCCAACTTTGTCTTCTGCCAATACAATTTCTGGGACCAACCCGAGCCCATCATCGTGGCCCCTGAGGTGGACCCCCACTCGTCGCCCAGCACCAAAGACCCACACTGCATGGTGGTGTTCGACAGCTGCAAGGAGCTGGCCGTGTCCGTGTCGGAGGATTTCATTGAGTACCTGACCGAAGGGGCCGTGGCCATTGAGGTGTTTGGACACAGGCAGGCTGACACGGGCAGGAACCCGGCCCTCTGGGACCTCAGCATCATCCAGGCCAAGACGCGCACGCTACGAGACAG GTGGAGTGAGGTAATGCGCCGGCTGGAACTCTGGATCCAAATCCTGGAAATTAATGAGAACGGAGACTTTGTCCCCGTTGAAGTCATTCCCGCCCGAGACGTCAACACCGGCGGAATCTTTCAGCTACGACAA GGTCAGGCGAGGAGAATCCAAGTAGACGTGCGCTCCGTTCAGGACTCGGGCACCATGCCGCTCATATCGGAGATCGTGCTGGCTGTGTCGGTGGGCTGCGTGGAGATCACCAGCACCATCGGCCCAGAGGGAGACGAGATGGACAGTTATCAG GAGAGAGACCTAGAACGTTTGCGACGTCAGTGGTTGGCGGCGCTCACCAAGAGGCAGGAGTACTTGGACCAGCACTTGCAGAGCCTGGTCAGCAAAGCAG AAAAAAACGAGGACGACGTCGAGAGGGAGGCTCAGCTGCTGGAATGGCGCTTGACACTGACGGAAGAGAGGAACGCTGTCATGGTGCCCTCTGCTGGCAGCGGTATTCCTGGAGCACCTGCGGAATG GGTTCCACTTCCAGGCATGGAGACGCACATTCCAGTCCTCTTCCTCAACCTCAAAC CTGACGACCTGAGCTCCCAGGACCAATTCGAGGTTCCCGACGCAGGAGGCTGGGACGCCACGCTGAGCGGCGAAGACGAGGATGACTTCTTCGACCTGCAGATTGTCAAACACTACGACGGCGAG GTGAAGGCGGAGGCGTCGTGGGACTCCACCGTCCACGAGTGCCCGCAGCTGAGCCGCGGGGGAGCTTGGCCCGACAGCCGGGTGTACCTCACCGTGCGCGCGGTGGTGCAGctcagccacccggccgacaTGCAGCTGGTTCTCAGGAAGAGGATCTGCGTCAACGTTAATCCCGGACGTCAGGGCTTTGCCCACAACTTCCTCAAGAGGATGTCCACGCGCAGCACCATCCCTGGATGCGGCGTCACCTTTGAGGTGGTCTCCAACATCCCTGGG GACGCTCCTGGATCAGAAGACAGGGAGATGCTGGCCCGCCTCGCGGCCAGCGCTCACAGCAGCGAGTCGGCCGACGACGAAGCCGCCATTGAGAAGTACCTACGCAGCGTCCTCAGTCTAGAGAACATCCTCACCCTGGACCGACTCAGACAG GAGGTGACAGTGAAGGAGCAGCTCGCTGCAAGAGGACGAAGCAACCGGCGGAGTCTCAGTTCTCCGTCTGTCAACAGG CTGTCTGGAAGTCGACAAGACTTGTCCACCACCTGCCTGATGGAGGACAAG GGTCGCTGGGAGAGTCAGCAGGACATCTTCATGCCGTCGGCGTACCATCGCACGCTCCCCCGTCCGGCTTCGTCACCCTCCACCTATTACCCCGTGGCGCCGCAGCAACCGTCGCCGCCCTCCTCAAATGCCGTCACCTCCCCACACAACCAGGAGCCAGAGCAAG GTCGTTCAGGACTTGCTGCCTCTTATCTTTCAGTGAAGGCGTTGGTTCCGCAGATGCCCAAACTACTCAAGTCTTTGTTTCCGGCACGCGATGACAAGAAGGAGCTGAGGCCGTCGCCGCACGGCCAGCAG CACATGCCTCGCATCATGTCGCCACCAGGGGTGGATGACAGCAGAGTCAAGGTGGACATG GCCGCCCCCGTCCCACGAGCGGCGCCGGCCAAAGAGCGGCGCTCTGACCCAGCCGACGCCCCTCCTCTTACTGTGCATGACCCGCATGACGGCACCCCCCTCAGCCCGCTCAGCCAATCGTCCAGCGGCTACTTCTCGGCCAGCGTCTCCACGGCGACCCTGTCGGACGTCCTGCAACCCCcctcctcgtcctcgtcgtcctcctccctcctcctcgaGGCCGCGCTCGCCGCCAATCACGACGGCGTGACCGCACGCCCCTTCCTTTCTGAACAGAAGCCGCGCGACGACTCGGCTCTGCCCGACTGGCTGACGGACGGCACCCATGTGACCGTCGGGAGCGGCAAGGCGGGCACCGTGCGCTACGTGGGGGCCACGCACTTTGCCGACGgcgtgtgggtgggtgtggaGCTGGACTCCCCCGCAG GTAAACACGACGGCTGCGTGGGCGGCCACCGCTACTTCCGATGTCGGCCCGCGCACGGCATTCTGGTTCGGCCGGAGCGCCTGAGCTGTCGGGACAGCCGGCAAGGCGCCTCGGAGCTCCCCGCCGCTCCCAACACTGCCCGGGTTCCCGTCCTCCGAGGGGACAACCGCAAATCCTGGAGCAGCTGA
- the kif13ba gene encoding kinesin-like protein KIF13B isoform X1 — MVEPSLDDSNVKVAVRVRPMNRREKELNTKCVVEMVKNQTVLHPAMTNLSKGDTRTQSKVFAYDYCFWSMDESDKEKFAGQEVVFQCLGESLLHNAFLGYNACIFAYGQTGSGKSYTMMGSVDQPGLIPRLCSALFERTQKEQREQEKFTVEVSYMEIYNEKVRDLLDPKGGRQTLRVREHKVLGPYVDGLSRLAVASYKDIEVLMSEGNKSRTVAATNMNEESSRSHAVFNIILTHTLTDVQSGTSGEKVSRLSLVDLAGSERAAKTGAAGERLKEGSNINKSLTTLGLVISALAEQGTTKNKTKFVPYRDSVLTWLLKDCLGGNSRTAMVATVSPAADNYEETLSTLRYADRAKSIVNHAVVNEDPNARIIRELREEVEKLRVQLTQAESLKAPELKDRLEESEKLIHEMTVTWEDKLRKTEEVAQARQKQLESLGISLQSSGIKVGDDKSFLVNLNADPALNELLVYYLKEDHTQVGSADSQDIQLCGMGIQAEHCVIDINADAAVILTPYPNARTCVNGSPATCALQLHHGDRILWGNNHFFRINLPKRRGRTAEDEEGVMKKSGSSEQLDADGDSASEVSSEVSFSYEFAQTEVMMKALGSNDPMQSVLQSLERQHEEEKRSALERQRQMYEQELQQLRRKLNPDRLSAGPPGPPPFGQPGTGQQSHYRSMERLSMGGMSHSSSAQSRLRQWNEEREAVLVRSLRRLREQIVRANLLVQEACFISDELERHTEYRVTLQIPSENLNANRKRDAVLSEPAIQVRRRCRGKQIWSLEKTENRLVDMRELYQEWQDYHLHDSDNPGMRSYFRRADPFFDEQENHSLIGVANVFLSCLFYDVKLQYAVPIINQKGEVAGRLHVEVVRVGGALEDNIAGGDDPDNNPDSEIQDRKLVCMIKILQATGLPQYLSNFVFCQYNFWDQPEPIIVAPEVDPHSSPSTKDPHCMVVFDSCKELAVSVSEDFIEYLTEGAVAIEVFGHRQADTGRNPALWDLSIIQAKTRTLRDRWSEVMRRLELWIQILEINENGDFVPVEVIPARDVNTGGIFQLRQGQARRIQVDVRSVQDSGTMPLISEIVLAVSVGCVEITSTIGPEGDEMDSYQERDLERLRRQWLAALTKRQEYLDQHLQSLVSKAEKNEDDVEREAQLLEWRLTLTEERNAVMVPSAGSGIPGAPAEWVPLPGMETHIPVLFLNLKPDDLSSQDQFEVPDAGGWDATLSGEDEDDFFDLQIVKHYDGEVKAEASWDSTVHECPQLSRGGAWPDSRVYLTVRAVVQLSHPADMQLVLRKRICVNVNPGRQGFAHNFLKRMSTRSTIPGCGVTFEVVSNIPGDAPGSEDREMLARLAASAHSSESADDEAAIEKYLRSVLSLENILTLDRLRQEVTVKEQLAARGRSNRRSLSSPSVNRLSGSRQDLSTTCLMEDKGRWESQQDIFMPSAYHRTLPRPASSPSTYYPVAPQQPSPPSSNAVTSPHNQEPEQGRSGLAASYLSVKALVPQMPKLLKSLFPARDDKKELRPSPHGQQQHMPRIMSPPGVDDSRVKVDMAAPVPRAAPAKERRSDPADAPPLTVHDPHDGTPLSPLSQSSSGYFSASVSTATLSDVLQPPSSSSSSSSLLLEAALAANHDGVTARPFLSEQKPRDDSALPDWLTDGTHVTVGSGKAGTVRYVGATHFADGVWVGVELDSPAGKHDGCVGGHRYFRCRPAHGILVRPERLSCRDSRQGASELPAAPNTARVPVLRGDNRKSWSS, encoded by the exons AAAAGGAATTAAACACCAAGTGCGTGGTGGAGATGGTGAAGAACCAGACCGTCCTCCATCCCGCCATGACCAACCTGAGCAAGGGCGACACCAG GACTCAGTCCAAG GTTTTTGCCTACGACTACTGCTTCTGGTCCATGGACGAATCGGACAAGGAGAAATTTGCCG GTCAGGAGGTGGTCTTTCAGTGCCTTGGAGAAAGTCTTCTCCATAACGCCTTCCTTGGCTACAATGCCTGCATCTTTGCCTACGGACAAACCG GTTCCGGAAAGTCCTACACCATGATGGGTTCGGTGGACCAGCCGGGGCTCATCCCCCGCCTCTGCAGCGCTTTGTTTGAGCGCACGCAGAAGGAGCAGCGTGAGCAGGAGAAGTTTACAGTGGAGGTCTCCTACATGGAGATCTACAATGAAAAGGTTCGAGATCTGCTGGACCCCAAAGG gGGCAGACAAACGCTGAGAGTAAGAGAACATAAAGTGCTGGGTCCATATGTGGACGGTCTCTCTCGGCTAGCTGTTGCAAGCTACAAG GACATCGAGGTACTGATGTCAGAGGGGAACAAGTCTCGCACCGTCGCCGCCACCAACATGAACGAGGAGAGCAGTCGATCGCACGCCGTCTTCAACATCATCCTCACGCACACCCTGACGGACGTGCAGTCTGGG ACAAGTGGTGAAAAAGTGAGTCGCCTGAGTCTGGTGGACTTAGCCGGAAGTGAGCGAGCCGCCAAAACCGGAGCGGCTGGAGAGCGTCTCAAGGAAGGAAGCAACATCAACAA ATCGCTGACTACACTGGGCTTGGTGATCTCCGCTCTGGCCGAGCAAGGAACTACCAAAAACAAGACCAAGTTTGTTCCTTACCGAGACTCGGTTCTGACATGGCTGCTGAAG GACTGTCTCGGCGGTAACAGCCGCACGGCCATGGTGGCGACGGTGAGCCCGGCGGCCGACAATTACGAAGAGACGCTATCCACGCTGCGCTACGCCGACCGGGCCAAGAGCATTGTTAACCACGCCGTGGTCAACGAGGACCCCAACGCTCGCATTATTCGGGAGCTACGTGAGGAGGTGGAGAAGCTGCGAGTGCAGCTCACTCAAGCCGAG TCTTTGAAAGCCCCAGAGCTCAAGGATCGCCTGGAAGAGTCTGAGAAGTTGATTCATGAGATGACCGTCACGTGGGAGGATAAGCTTCGCAAAACAGAGGAGGTGGCTCAG GCACGTCAGAAGCAGCTGGAGAGTCTGGGCATTTCCCTCCAGTCGTCGGGCATCAAAGTGGGCGACGATAAAAGCTTCCTGGTCAACCTGAATGCCGACCCAGCACTCAACGAACTGCTGGTGTACTATTTAAAG GAGGACCACACCCAGGTGGGCTCGGCGGACTCCCAGGACATCCAGCTGTGCGGCATGGGCATCCAGGCCGAGCACTGCGTTATCGACATCAACGCCGACGCTGCCGTCATCCTCACCCCGTACCCCAACGCTCG GACGTGTGTAAATGGGTCTCCGGCTACCTGTGCACTACAGCTTCACCATGGCGACCGAATCCTCTGGGGAAACAATCACTTCTTCAG GATCAACCTTCCCAAGCGGCGCGGTCGAACCgcagaggatgaggagggcGTGATGAAGAAGAGCGGCAGCAGCGAGCAGCTTGATGCGGACGGCGACTCGGCCAGCGAAGTGTCCAGCGAGGTCAGCTTCTCCTACGAGTTTGCTCAGACTGAAGTCATGATGAAGGCTCTGGGCAGCAATG ACCCTATGCAGAGCGTCCTGCAGTCGCTGGAGAGGCAACACGAAGAGGAGAAACGCTCAGCCTTGGAGCGCCAGAGGCAGATGTACGAGCAGGAGCTACAGCAGCTTCGTCGCAAGCTTAACCCGGACCGGCTGTCCGCGGGCCCCCCGGGACCGCCGCCGTTTGGCCAGCCCGGCACTGGCCAGCAGTCTCACTACCGTAGCATGGAGAGGCTGAGCATGGGAGGCATGAGCCACTCCAGCAGCGCTCAGAGCCGATTGAGACAATGGAATGAAGAGAG GGAAGCTGTGTTGGTGAGGAGCTTGAGGCGGCTGCGAGAGCAAATAGTGAGAGCCAACCTCTTGGTACAAGAGGCCTGCTTCATCTCAGATGAGCTGGAACGCCACACCGAGTACCGAGTCACTCTGCAGATCCCCTCAGAAAACCTCAACGCCAACCGAAAG AGGGATGCTGTGCTCAGCGAACCCGCCATTCAGGTGCGACGTCGCTGCCGCGGCAAACAAATCTGGAGCTTAGAAAAGACCGAGAACCGCCTGGTGGACATGAGGGAGCTCTACCAAGAGTGGCAGGACTACCACCTGCACGACAGCGACAACCCG GGGATGCGCTCATACTTCCGCCGGGCCGACCCTTTCTTTGATGAGCAAGAGAACCACAGCCTGATCGGCGTGGCCAACGTCTTTTTGTCCTGCCTTTTCTATGACGTCAAGCTGCAGTACGCTGTGCCCATCATCAACCAAAAAGGAGAG GTGGCTGGGCGTCTCCATGTGGAGGTGGTGAGGGTTGGAGGGGCTCTGGAGGACAACATCGCAGGAGGAGACGATCCTGACAACAACCCAGACTCAGAAATTCAGGATCGCAAACTTGTCTGCATG aTTAAAATCCTACAGGCCACCGGTCTCCCCCAGTACCTGTCCAACTTTGTCTTCTGCCAATACAATTTCTGGGACCAACCCGAGCCCATCATCGTGGCCCCTGAGGTGGACCCCCACTCGTCGCCCAGCACCAAAGACCCACACTGCATGGTGGTGTTCGACAGCTGCAAGGAGCTGGCCGTGTCCGTGTCGGAGGATTTCATTGAGTACCTGACCGAAGGGGCCGTGGCCATTGAGGTGTTTGGACACAGGCAGGCTGACACGGGCAGGAACCCGGCCCTCTGGGACCTCAGCATCATCCAGGCCAAGACGCGCACGCTACGAGACAG GTGGAGTGAGGTAATGCGCCGGCTGGAACTCTGGATCCAAATCCTGGAAATTAATGAGAACGGAGACTTTGTCCCCGTTGAAGTCATTCCCGCCCGAGACGTCAACACCGGCGGAATCTTTCAGCTACGACAA GGTCAGGCGAGGAGAATCCAAGTAGACGTGCGCTCCGTTCAGGACTCGGGCACCATGCCGCTCATATCGGAGATCGTGCTGGCTGTGTCGGTGGGCTGCGTGGAGATCACCAGCACCATCGGCCCAGAGGGAGACGAGATGGACAGTTATCAG GAGAGAGACCTAGAACGTTTGCGACGTCAGTGGTTGGCGGCGCTCACCAAGAGGCAGGAGTACTTGGACCAGCACTTGCAGAGCCTGGTCAGCAAAGCAG AAAAAAACGAGGACGACGTCGAGAGGGAGGCTCAGCTGCTGGAATGGCGCTTGACACTGACGGAAGAGAGGAACGCTGTCATGGTGCCCTCTGCTGGCAGCGGTATTCCTGGAGCACCTGCGGAATG GGTTCCACTTCCAGGCATGGAGACGCACATTCCAGTCCTCTTCCTCAACCTCAAAC CTGACGACCTGAGCTCCCAGGACCAATTCGAGGTTCCCGACGCAGGAGGCTGGGACGCCACGCTGAGCGGCGAAGACGAGGATGACTTCTTCGACCTGCAGATTGTCAAACACTACGACGGCGAG GTGAAGGCGGAGGCGTCGTGGGACTCCACCGTCCACGAGTGCCCGCAGCTGAGCCGCGGGGGAGCTTGGCCCGACAGCCGGGTGTACCTCACCGTGCGCGCGGTGGTGCAGctcagccacccggccgacaTGCAGCTGGTTCTCAGGAAGAGGATCTGCGTCAACGTTAATCCCGGACGTCAGGGCTTTGCCCACAACTTCCTCAAGAGGATGTCCACGCGCAGCACCATCCCTGGATGCGGCGTCACCTTTGAGGTGGTCTCCAACATCCCTGGG GACGCTCCTGGATCAGAAGACAGGGAGATGCTGGCCCGCCTCGCGGCCAGCGCTCACAGCAGCGAGTCGGCCGACGACGAAGCCGCCATTGAGAAGTACCTACGCAGCGTCCTCAGTCTAGAGAACATCCTCACCCTGGACCGACTCAGACAG GAGGTGACAGTGAAGGAGCAGCTCGCTGCAAGAGGACGAAGCAACCGGCGGAGTCTCAGTTCTCCGTCTGTCAACAGG CTGTCTGGAAGTCGACAAGACTTGTCCACCACCTGCCTGATGGAGGACAAG GGTCGCTGGGAGAGTCAGCAGGACATCTTCATGCCGTCGGCGTACCATCGCACGCTCCCCCGTCCGGCTTCGTCACCCTCCACCTATTACCCCGTGGCGCCGCAGCAACCGTCGCCGCCCTCCTCAAATGCCGTCACCTCCCCACACAACCAGGAGCCAGAGCAAG GTCGTTCAGGACTTGCTGCCTCTTATCTTTCAGTGAAGGCGTTGGTTCCGCAGATGCCCAAACTACTCAAGTCTTTGTTTCCGGCACGCGATGACAAGAAGGAGCTGAGGCCGTCGCCGCACGGCCAGCAG CAGCACATGCCTCGCATCATGTCGCCACCAGGGGTGGATGACAGCAGAGTCAAGGTGGACATG GCCGCCCCCGTCCCACGAGCGGCGCCGGCCAAAGAGCGGCGCTCTGACCCAGCCGACGCCCCTCCTCTTACTGTGCATGACCCGCATGACGGCACCCCCCTCAGCCCGCTCAGCCAATCGTCCAGCGGCTACTTCTCGGCCAGCGTCTCCACGGCGACCCTGTCGGACGTCCTGCAACCCCcctcctcgtcctcgtcgtcctcctccctcctcctcgaGGCCGCGCTCGCCGCCAATCACGACGGCGTGACCGCACGCCCCTTCCTTTCTGAACAGAAGCCGCGCGACGACTCGGCTCTGCCCGACTGGCTGACGGACGGCACCCATGTGACCGTCGGGAGCGGCAAGGCGGGCACCGTGCGCTACGTGGGGGCCACGCACTTTGCCGACGgcgtgtgggtgggtgtggaGCTGGACTCCCCCGCAG GTAAACACGACGGCTGCGTGGGCGGCCACCGCTACTTCCGATGTCGGCCCGCGCACGGCATTCTGGTTCGGCCGGAGCGCCTGAGCTGTCGGGACAGCCGGCAAGGCGCCTCGGAGCTCCCCGCCGCTCCCAACACTGCCCGGGTTCCCGTCCTCCGAGGGGACAACCGCAAATCCTGGAGCAGCTGA